One Roseomonas sp. OT10 DNA window includes the following coding sequences:
- a CDS encoding sulfite exporter TauE/SafE family protein, which produces MQVYLPIAEMSVDALVLLGIGAGVGFLSGLFGVGGGFLLTPVLLLIGIPAPVAVASGANQTLGASVSGLIAQWRRGNVDPLMGGVLLAGGLAGSASGTQLFVLLRRLGQVDLAVSLFYVVVLGTVGLLMVRESVRAILRRRHAKPTRLHEHGWAHGLPFKVRFRKSRLYMSVLPPLAVGFGIGILSAIMGVGGGFMLVPAMIYILGVPTQVTIGTSLFQVTFVTASVTLLQALQTGAVDIVLTMLLLAGGVAGAQFGAAMGGKLRGEEMRALLGALVLSVALSLLWNLLSTPQSLYAIGPVR; this is translated from the coding sequence ATGCAGGTCTACCTGCCCATCGCCGAGATGTCGGTGGACGCGCTGGTGCTGCTGGGAATCGGCGCAGGGGTGGGGTTCCTGTCCGGGCTCTTCGGGGTGGGGGGCGGCTTCCTGCTGACCCCGGTGCTGCTGCTGATCGGTATCCCGGCGCCGGTTGCGGTGGCCTCGGGCGCCAACCAGACCCTGGGGGCCTCCGTCTCCGGCCTCATCGCGCAGTGGCGGCGCGGCAACGTGGATCCGCTGATGGGCGGGGTGCTGCTCGCCGGCGGCCTGGCCGGCTCCGCCTCGGGGACGCAGCTGTTCGTGCTGCTGCGGCGGCTGGGGCAGGTCGACCTCGCGGTCAGCCTCTTCTACGTGGTGGTGCTGGGCACGGTCGGCCTGCTGATGGTGCGGGAGAGCGTGCGCGCCATCCTGCGCCGCCGCCACGCCAAGCCCACGCGGCTGCACGAGCACGGCTGGGCGCACGGCCTGCCCTTCAAGGTGCGCTTCCGCAAGTCGCGCCTCTACATGTCCGTGCTGCCGCCGCTGGCGGTGGGCTTCGGCATCGGCATCCTCTCCGCCATCATGGGCGTCGGCGGCGGCTTCATGCTGGTGCCGGCGATGATCTACATCCTGGGCGTGCCGACCCAGGTGACGATCGGCACCTCGCTGTTCCAGGTCACCTTCGTGACCGCCAGCGTCACCCTGCTGCAGGCACTGCAGACCGGCGCGGTCGATATCGTGCTGACCATGCTGCTGCTCGCCGGGGGCGTGGCGGGGGCGCAGTTCGGCGCCGCCATGGGCGGCAAGCTGCGGGGCGAGGAGATGCGCGCGCTGCTGGGCGCGCTGGTGCTGAGCGTGGCGCTCAGCCTGCTGTGGAACCTGCTGAGCACGCCCCAAAGCCTCTACGCCATCGGTCCGGTGCGATGA
- a CDS encoding bifunctional metallophosphatase/5'-nucleotidase produces the protein MRPICNTPVPARPLSRRGLLGAALALPLAAPALRRAAADPATRVSLLHFNDFHSHLEPIVAGGAACRANATCFGGAARLATAVAQGRAAARAEGRAPLLLDGGDEFTGTLFFTRHRGMAEAAMQRELGVQAMTLGNHEFDRGPALLGAYLATLPFPIVSANLDLADEPALREQVIPWTVLRAGRQRFAVIGLTTPETANIASPGPNVRFGDPAVATERAIAEIRAKEPGATVMLLSHCGLLADRMLARQVAGIDLIVGGHSHTLLANGLAEAEGPAPVLEDGPDRPVRIVQAGAYGRYLGRLDLDLAESGRIAGHAGLVRELGADVAPDPVMAAIVATFAAPLEELRRSVVARIPETLSIDGCRVGECAIGNLMADSLLAATPRAEVALSNAGGIRAGLVAGNVTMGDVLAMLPFNNTAVVMRLRGDDLRLALENGVSQVAATAGRFPVFAGLRAAWDPNAPEGKRVTVLEVAGKPFDPGALYRVVTNNFMARGGDGYDSLRDGGQEVVDIGTPLQDPLIDFLTAGRPLPGIDGRLGRR, from the coding sequence GTGCGACCGATCTGCAACACCCCCGTCCCCGCCCGCCCCCTGTCGCGCCGCGGCCTGCTGGGCGCCGCCCTGGCGCTGCCGCTGGCGGCCCCCGCGCTGCGGCGCGCCGCGGCCGATCCGGCCACCCGGGTCTCCCTCCTGCACTTCAACGACTTCCACTCGCACCTGGAACCGATCGTCGCGGGCGGCGCCGCCTGCCGCGCCAACGCCACCTGCTTCGGCGGCGCCGCGCGACTCGCGACCGCCGTGGCGCAGGGCCGCGCCGCCGCCCGGGCCGAAGGCCGCGCGCCCCTGCTGCTCGATGGGGGCGACGAGTTCACGGGCACGCTGTTCTTCACCAGGCACCGCGGCATGGCCGAAGCGGCGATGCAGCGCGAGCTGGGCGTGCAGGCCATGACGCTGGGCAACCACGAGTTCGACCGCGGCCCGGCCCTGCTGGGCGCGTACCTGGCCACCCTGCCCTTCCCCATCGTCTCGGCCAACCTCGACCTGGCCGACGAGCCGGCGCTGCGCGAGCAGGTGATCCCCTGGACCGTGCTGCGCGCCGGGCGGCAGCGCTTCGCGGTGATCGGGCTGACCACGCCGGAGACGGCCAACATCGCCTCGCCCGGCCCGAACGTGCGCTTCGGCGACCCGGCCGTGGCGACGGAGCGCGCCATCGCCGAGATCCGCGCGAAGGAGCCTGGGGCGACGGTGATGCTGCTGTCGCATTGCGGCCTGCTCGCGGACCGGATGCTGGCGCGGCAGGTGGCGGGGATCGACCTGATCGTGGGCGGCCATTCCCACACCCTGCTCGCCAACGGGCTGGCCGAGGCGGAGGGGCCGGCCCCGGTGCTGGAGGACGGGCCGGACCGTCCCGTGCGCATCGTCCAGGCGGGGGCCTATGGCCGCTACCTCGGCCGGCTGGACCTGGACCTCGCCGAGTCCGGCCGCATCGCCGGCCATGCCGGGCTCGTGCGGGAGCTGGGCGCCGATGTCGCGCCCGACCCGGTGATGGCGGCCATCGTCGCCACCTTCGCGGCCCCCCTGGAGGAGCTGCGCCGCAGCGTGGTGGCGCGCATCCCCGAAACCCTCTCGATCGACGGCTGCCGCGTCGGCGAATGCGCCATCGGCAACCTGATGGCGGACTCCCTCCTCGCCGCCACGCCGCGGGCCGAGGTCGCGCTGTCCAATGCCGGCGGCATCCGCGCCGGGCTGGTCGCCGGCAACGTCACCATGGGCGACGTGCTGGCCATGCTGCCCTTCAACAACACCGCCGTCGTCATGCGGCTGCGCGGCGACGACCTGCGCCTGGCGCTGGAGAACGGCGTCTCCCAGGTCGCGGCCACCGCCGGGCGCTTCCCCGTCTTCGCCGGCCTCCGCGCCGCCTGGGACCCGAACGCCCCGGAGGGGAAGCGAGTGACGGTGCTGGAGGTCGCCGGCAAGCCCTTCGACCCGGGCGCGCTCTACCGCGTGGTGACCAACAACTTCATGGCGCGCGGCGGGGACGGCTACGACAGCCTGCGCGACGGCGGCCAGGAGGTGGTGGATATCGGCACGCCCTTGCAGGACCCGCTGATCGACTTCCTCACCGCCGGGCGCCCACTGCCGGGCATCGACGGCCGCCTGGGGCGACGCTGA
- a CDS encoding MDR family MFS transporter, whose translation MDVNTPAERLAPPAPPPSLPARRFRIIMGGALLVLVLAALDQNIVATALPRIVADLGGASHLSWVVTAFMLTSTATTPLYGKLSDMYGRRRLFMVAIGLFLLGSALCGLAQSMTQLIAFRALQGLGAGGLITLAQTVIGDVVPPRERGRYQGLFTGAFAVSSVAGPLIGGALTSALSWHWVFYVNLPLGALALAMLAMGLRSPPAPLAARRIDYAGAALLAAGTTALLLLLSWGGTEHGWVSPVILGLGVAVLALFALFLRQERRAAEPIVNLPLFRIRTFTLGVSTAGLMVFAMLGATVFLPLYFQLVLGMTPVRAGMMMLPQVGGMLFSSVLGGRMVSATGRLKPFLLAGVGLEAFALAALAVMARLDASPFAFGCVLLALGLGMGVGMPNVTVAVQNAVPQAQMGVATSSMNFIRSLGGALGVSLSGALMIAWLNSRLAAQAVGIDVPALLEHGIREVETLGGPQHAAVVDAYRGAIAASFTLSGVMMCLAFALVMTIPVQALRGRMQAGTG comes from the coding sequence ATGGACGTCAACACCCCCGCCGAGCGCCTCGCCCCGCCCGCCCCGCCGCCCTCCCTCCCGGCCCGTCGCTTCCGCATCATCATGGGCGGCGCTCTGCTGGTGCTGGTGCTGGCGGCGCTGGACCAGAACATCGTCGCCACCGCCCTGCCGCGCATCGTGGCCGACCTGGGCGGCGCCTCCCACCTGTCCTGGGTGGTGACGGCCTTCATGCTCACCTCCACCGCCACCACGCCGCTCTACGGCAAGCTGAGCGACATGTACGGCCGGCGGCGCCTGTTCATGGTGGCGATCGGGCTGTTCCTGCTCGGCTCCGCGCTGTGCGGCCTGGCGCAGTCCATGACGCAGCTGATCGCCTTCCGCGCGCTCCAGGGGCTGGGCGCCGGCGGGCTCATCACCCTGGCGCAGACGGTGATCGGCGACGTGGTGCCGCCGCGCGAGCGCGGCCGCTACCAGGGCCTGTTCACCGGGGCCTTCGCCGTCAGCAGCGTGGCTGGGCCGCTGATCGGCGGCGCGCTGACCTCGGCGCTGTCCTGGCACTGGGTGTTCTACGTGAACCTGCCGCTGGGCGCGCTGGCGCTGGCCATGCTGGCCATGGGGCTGCGCTCGCCCCCGGCGCCGCTGGCCGCCCGGCGGATCGACTATGCCGGGGCGGCGCTCCTCGCCGCGGGGACCACGGCCCTGCTCCTGCTGCTGAGCTGGGGCGGGACGGAGCATGGCTGGGTCTCGCCCGTCATCCTGGGCCTGGGCGTGGCGGTGCTGGCGCTCTTCGCCCTGTTCCTGCGGCAGGAGCGCCGGGCGGCGGAGCCCATCGTCAACCTGCCGCTCTTCCGCATCCGCACCTTCACCCTGGGCGTCTCCACGGCGGGGCTGATGGTCTTCGCCATGCTCGGCGCCACGGTCTTCCTGCCGCTCTACTTCCAGCTGGTGCTGGGCATGACCCCGGTCAGGGCGGGGATGATGATGCTGCCGCAGGTCGGCGGCATGCTCTTCTCCTCCGTTCTCGGCGGCCGGATGGTCTCGGCCACCGGGCGCCTGAAGCCCTTCCTGCTGGCGGGCGTGGGGCTGGAGGCCTTCGCCCTGGCCGCCCTGGCCGTCATGGCGCGGCTCGACGCCAGCCCCTTCGCCTTCGGCTGCGTCCTGTTGGCGCTGGGCCTCGGCATGGGCGTCGGCATGCCCAACGTCACGGTCGCGGTGCAGAACGCCGTGCCGCAGGCCCAGATGGGCGTCGCCACCTCCTCGATGAACTTCATCCGCTCCCTCGGCGGCGCGCTGGGCGTCTCCCTCTCCGGGGCCCTGATGATCGCCTGGCTGAACAGCCGCCTGGCGGCGCAGGCCGTGGGGATCGACGTCCCGGCCCTGCTGGAACACGGCATCCGCGAGGTGGAAACCCTGGGCGGCCCCCAGCACGCCGCCGTGGTCGACGCCTATCGCGGCGCCATCGCCGCCTCCTTCACCCTCAGCGGCGTGATGATGTGCCTGGCCTTCGCCCTGGTGATGACCATCCCCGTCCAGGCCCTGCGCGGACGCATGCAGGCCGGAACAGGCTGA
- a CDS encoding SDR family NAD(P)-dependent oxidoreductase, with protein sequence MSTPVARGPVAGRLAGRTALVTGAGQGIGRGIARLFTAAGAAVLACDRTAEGLDALAAEVAAAGGVLRPVVADVADPAAPARLVAAAEALGPLDILVNNAAAYGATSLLDTTDEDWAFAQENCLGQVFRMCRAAVGAMVPRGRGSIVNLASVNQIHGNPRLPAYTAAKGGVCALTLQIAIEYGPRGLRCNALSPGLVLTERTREGLSESDLRTTLEAYPVGRAGEPEDVAYAALFLASDEAGFVNGVDLPVDGGLTVLAASAIVSPKIRRWYGREPWPAG encoded by the coding sequence ATGAGCACGCCCGTCGCGCGCGGCCCCGTCGCCGGGCGGCTGGCCGGGCGCACCGCCCTGGTCACCGGCGCGGGCCAGGGGATCGGGCGCGGCATCGCGCGCCTCTTCACCGCGGCCGGCGCCGCCGTCCTCGCCTGCGATCGCACGGCGGAGGGGCTGGATGCGCTGGCGGCCGAGGTCGCGGCGGCGGGCGGTGTGCTGCGCCCCGTGGTAGCCGATGTGGCGGACCCCGCCGCCCCCGCCCGGCTGGTCGCGGCGGCGGAGGCGCTGGGGCCGCTGGACATCCTGGTGAACAACGCCGCCGCCTATGGCGCGACGTCGCTGCTCGACACCACCGACGAGGACTGGGCCTTCGCGCAGGAGAACTGCCTGGGCCAGGTGTTCCGGATGTGCCGCGCGGCGGTCGGCGCGATGGTCCCGCGCGGGCGCGGCAGCATCGTCAACCTCGCCTCGGTCAACCAGATCCACGGCAACCCGCGCCTGCCCGCCTACACCGCCGCCAAGGGCGGGGTGTGCGCGCTGACCTTGCAGATCGCCATCGAGTACGGGCCACGCGGCCTCCGCTGCAACGCCCTCTCGCCCGGGCTGGTGCTGACCGAACGCACCCGCGAGGGGCTGAGCGAGTCCGACCTGCGCACCACCCTCGAAGCCTATCCGGTGGGCCGCGCCGGGGAGCCGGAGGACGTGGCCTATGCCGCGCTGTTCCTCGCCTCCGACGAGGCGGGCTTCGTCAACGGCGTGGACCTGCCGGTGGATGGCGGGCTGACGGTGCTGGCCGCCTCGGCCATCGTCTCGCCCAAGATCCGCCGCTGGTACGGGCGGGAGCCCTGGCCCGCCGGCTGA